Proteins from a genomic interval of Drosophila melanogaster chromosome 2R:
- the Camp gene encoding Cathelicidin-like antimicrobial protein, isoform B: MKRAATTKMTGATAAGATTTTSSTGAVGYPVLKTPKYVVQTSPSGSSGHQLQMLARKDTQSLGVAINSLPPNTIIKATTRPSQTAPLTPNSAAVTPSTPSSSRNSTQSTPTVVPDARVSSAVRQAVFIKRELPQPQRSMRNMTLGLVEQAPLLHLGVAPQHLSLLKRHICRNANVTHLDCCLTLRKLKQNEHFALLAEHFELSESDVEDTFKRTLIKLARYLRPLIRWPDARHHNERFKHTPLNYRANLLHVRSLIECVETDVPIDLGLGSGSYKFILCINTNGIISYVSSAFPGSCDDLQLFEASRFRDVIPNYLTLCAEPGKAVRRARRSGFGDPHDSADEDEAAAEPKRSLTKFEAQRLSGQLASQQSLSVVDGALTSKRAPAIQLPTFNAQEPACRAQMRDMIDYLREFRMLDNSAIKQKSLLGYLDEMIVVAAGLCNLKRQELES; this comes from the exons ATGAagagagcagcaacaacaaagatGACTGGAGCCACGGCTGcgggagcaacaacaacaacatcgtCAACAGGTGCAGTGGGAT ATCCCGTTCTCAAAACACCCAAGTATGTGGTTCAGACTAGTCCGAGTGGATCCTCTGGCCATCAGCTCCAGATGCTGGCGAGGAAGGACACTCAAAGTCTGGGAGTGGCCATCAATTCACTGCCGCCCAACACAATCATCAAAGCAACCACAAGACCTTCACAAACAGCGCCTTTGACACCAAACTCAGCGGCTGTCACGCCAAGCACGCCGAGCAGTAGCAGGAATTCCACTCAGTCCACACCAACTGTGGTACCTGATGCGAGAGTTTCCTCCGCCGTGCGCCAAGCTGTGTTCATCAAGAGGGAGCTACCCCAGCCGCAGAGGAGCATGCGAAATATGACACTTGGTTTGGTGGAACAGGCGCCACTGCTTCATTTGGGTGTTGCGCCACAGCACCTGTCACTGCTGAAACGCCATATCTGCCGCAATGCTAATGTCACCCACTTGGACTGTTGCTTGACTCTAAGGAAACTCAAACAAAACGAGCACTTCGCCCTGTTGGCCGAGCACTTTGAGCTGAGCGAATCAGATGTCGAGGACACATTTAAGCGCACCCTTATCAAGCTGGCCCGTTACCTCCGTCCACTGATTCGTTGGCCAGATGCACGGCATCACAACGAGCGCTTCAAACATACCCCACTGAACTACCGAGCCAACCTGTTGCATGTACGCTCGTTGATCGAGTGTGTGGAAACGGACGTGCCGATAGATCTGGGATTGGGCAGCGGCAGCTATAAGTTCATATTGTGCATCAATACAAATG GCATCATCAGCTATGTGTCTAGCGCCTTTCCTGGTAGTTGCGATGATCTTCAATTGTTTGAGGCCAGCAGATTTCGGGATGTCATTCCCAATTACCTAACACTATGCGCGGAACCAGGCAAAGCAGTACGCCGTGCTCGCAGGTCGGGCTTCGGAGATCCTCACGACTCAGCGGATGAGGATGAGGCGGCGGCGGAACCAAAGCGATCACTTACCAAATTCGAGGCACAGCGTTTGAGTGGCCAGCTAGCAAGCCAGCAATCCCTATCCGTTGTAGACGGAGCACTGACTTCCAAGCGGGCTCCAGCGATTCAACTACCCACATTCAACGCACAAGAACCCGCCTGTAGAGCCCAAATGAGAGATATGATAGATTATTTAAGGGAATTCCGCATGCTGGATAATTCGGCTATTAAGCAAAAGTCATTGCTGGGTTATCTTGATGAAATGATCGTGGTGGCTGCGGGTCTATGCAACCTTAAGCGCCAAGAGTTGGAATCTTAA
- the Vajk4 gene encoding Vajk4, which yields MRMFVLPCLAVCVALAHCGGAVEDKKAEGDGKTVEKRGLHLGDYHHYQPHHEHIKTVTIEKKIPVPYTVTKHVPYTVEKKIPYEVKVDVPQPYIVEKKVPVHVKEYVKVPVHVPKPYEVIKKIPYEVKVPVDKPYEVKVPVPQPYEVIKKIPYEVKVPVPQPYEVIKKVPHEVKVEVPVPKPYEVIKKVPYEVKYEVEKPYDVEVPKPYDVEVEKPYTVVVEKKVPYEVKVPVDKPYKVEVEKPYPVHVKVPVPQPYTVEKKVPYTVEKPVPYEVKVPIEKPIPVYTEVKVPIHKEIPVPEKYHVEVPIFKHHQEDHHDYHSHGHGHY from the exons ATGCGAATG TTCGTACTTCCTTGTCTCGCCGTGTGCGTGGCATTGGCCCATTGTGGCGGAGCCGTTGAGGATAAGAAGGCCGAGGGCGATGGCAAGACGGTGGAGAAGAGAGGACTCCATCTGGGCGACTACCACCACTACCAGCCCCACCACGAGCACATCAAGACGGTGACCATCGAGAAGAAGATTCCCGTCCCATACACGGTCACCAAGCACGTGCCCTACACCGTCGAGAAAAAG ATCCCCTACGAGGTGAAAGTGGATGTGCCTCAGCCTTACATTGTTGAGAAGAAGGTGCCTGTCCATGTCAAGGAGTACGTGAAAGTACCCGTCCATGTGCCCAAACCCTATGAGGTGATCAAGAAGATCCCCTATGAGGTTAAGGTGCCAGTCGACAAGCCGTATGAGGTTAAGGTGCCCGTGCCCCAGCCCTACGAAGTGATCAAGAAGATTCCCTATGAGGTCAAGGTACCAGTGCCCCAGCCCTACGAAGTGATCAAGAAGGTGCCCCATGAGGTTAAGGTTGAGGTCCCGGTTCCCAAGCCATACGAGGTGATCAAGAAGGTGCCCTATGAAGTCAAATACGAGGTGGAGAAGCCATACGATGTGGAAGTGCCCAAGCCCTACGATGTGGAGGTCGAGAAGCCGTACACCGTTGTCGTAGAGAAGAAGGTGCCCTATGAGGTCAAGGTTCCCGTCGACAAGCCCTACAAGGTTGAG GTGGAGAAACCCTACCCAGTCCATGTGAAGGTGCCCGTGCCCCAGCCTTACACCGTCGAGAAGAAGGTTCCTTATACCGTCGAGAAGCCCGTGCCCTATGAGGTCAAGGTGCCCATCGAGAAGCCCATTCCCGTCTACACGGAGGTGAAGGTGCCCATCCACAAGGAGATTCCAGTGCCGGAGAAGTACCACGTCGAGGTGCCAATCTTCAAGCACCACCAGGAGGACCATCACGACTACCACAGCCACGGCCATGGACACTACTAG
- the Prosalpha5 gene encoding proteasome alpha5 subunit, isoform B, with protein sequence MFLTRSEYDRGVNTFSPEGRLFQVEYAIEAIKLGSTAIGICTPEGVVLAVEKRITSPLMVPSTVEKIVEVDKHIGCATSGLMADARTLIERARVECQNHWFVYNERMSIESCAQAVSTLAIQFGDSGDSDGAAAMSRPFGVAILFAGIEAGQPQLWHMDPSGTFVRHGAKAIGSGSEGAQQNLQDLFRPDLTLDEAIDISLNTLKQVMEEKLNSTNVEVMTMTKEREFYMFTKEEVEQHIKNIA encoded by the exons ATGTTTCTCACGCGTTCCGAGTACGACAGAGGCGTGAACACCTTCTCGCCGGAGGGCCGCCTCTTCCAAGTGGAATATGCCATTGAGGCCATCAAATTGGGCTCCACAGCAATTGGAATTTGCACGCCAGAAG GAGTGGTTTTGGCGGTGGAGAAGCGCATCACTTCGCCGCTAATGGTACCCAGTACTGTGGAGAAGATTGTGGAGGTGGACAAGCACATTGGTTGCGCCACCTCCGGCTTGATGGCCGATGCCAGGACTCTGATCGAGAGGGCACGCGTGGAGTGCCAGAACCACTGGTTCGTCTACAACGAGCGCATGTCCATCGAGTCCTGCGCCCAGGCTGTGTCCACTTTGGCCATCCAGTTCGGTGATAGTGGCGACAGCGATGGTGCCGCCGCCATGAGTCGTCCCTTTGGTGTGGCCATTCTATTTGCCGGCATCGAGGCGGGACAACCCCAGTTGTGGCACATGGATCCCTCCGGCACATTCGTGCGCCACGGAGCCAAGGCCATTGGCTCGGGCAGCGAAGGTGCTCAGCAGAATCTGCAGGACTTATTTAGACCCGATTTGACTCTCGATGAGGCTATCGACATTTCGCTCAACACACTTAAACAGGTTATGGAGGAGAAACTAAACTCCACCAATGTGGAGGTGATGACCATGACGAAAGAAAGAGAGTTCTACATGTTCACCaaggaggaggtggagcagCACATTAAGAACATTGCGTAA
- the Camp gene encoding Cathelicidin-like antimicrobial protein, isoform A, with product MALTITKFRTSRGMVVAVQPTVVLSPKIPDSQDNEKKPFSKSEPGNATVRVNAGGIVLNKIPAIIRPSMKRAATTKMTGATAAGATTTTSSTGAVGYPVLKTPKYVVQTSPSGSSGHQLQMLARKDTQSLGVAINSLPPNTIIKATTRPSQTAPLTPNSAAVTPSTPSSSRNSTQSTPTVVPDARVSSAVRQAVFIKRELPQPQRSMRNMTLGLVEQAPLLHLGVAPQHLSLLKRHICRNANVTHLDCCLTLRKLKQNEHFALLAEHFELSESDVEDTFKRTLIKLARYLRPLIRWPDARHHNERFKHTPLNYRANLLHVRSLIECVETDVPIDLGLGSGSYKFILCINTNGIISYVSSAFPGSCDDLQLFEASRFRDVIPNYLTLCAEPGKAVRRARRSGFGDPHDSADEDEAAAEPKRSLTKFEAQRLSGQLASQQSLSVVDGALTSKRAPAIQLPTFNAQEPACRAQMRDMIDYLREFRMLDNSAIKQKSLLGYLDEMIVVAAGLCNLKRQELES from the exons ATGGCGTTGACAATTACAAAATTTCGAACTTCGAGGGGGATGGTGGTGGCCGTACAGCCCACAGTGGTGTTGAGCCCCAAAATACCAGATTCCCAGGATAACGAAAAG AAACCGTTTTCAAAATCGGAGCCGGGAAATGCAACTGTGAGAGTTAATGCAGGTGGTATAGTTCTTAACAAAATACCAGCGATTATAAGGCCAAGTATGAagagagcagcaacaacaaagatGACTGGAGCCACGGCTGcgggagcaacaacaacaacatcgtCAACAGGTGCAGTGGGAT ATCCCGTTCTCAAAACACCCAAGTATGTGGTTCAGACTAGTCCGAGTGGATCCTCTGGCCATCAGCTCCAGATGCTGGCGAGGAAGGACACTCAAAGTCTGGGAGTGGCCATCAATTCACTGCCGCCCAACACAATCATCAAAGCAACCACAAGACCTTCACAAACAGCGCCTTTGACACCAAACTCAGCGGCTGTCACGCCAAGCACGCCGAGCAGTAGCAGGAATTCCACTCAGTCCACACCAACTGTGGTACCTGATGCGAGAGTTTCCTCCGCCGTGCGCCAAGCTGTGTTCATCAAGAGGGAGCTACCCCAGCCGCAGAGGAGCATGCGAAATATGACACTTGGTTTGGTGGAACAGGCGCCACTGCTTCATTTGGGTGTTGCGCCACAGCACCTGTCACTGCTGAAACGCCATATCTGCCGCAATGCTAATGTCACCCACTTGGACTGTTGCTTGACTCTAAGGAAACTCAAACAAAACGAGCACTTCGCCCTGTTGGCCGAGCACTTTGAGCTGAGCGAATCAGATGTCGAGGACACATTTAAGCGCACCCTTATCAAGCTGGCCCGTTACCTCCGTCCACTGATTCGTTGGCCAGATGCACGGCATCACAACGAGCGCTTCAAACATACCCCACTGAACTACCGAGCCAACCTGTTGCATGTACGCTCGTTGATCGAGTGTGTGGAAACGGACGTGCCGATAGATCTGGGATTGGGCAGCGGCAGCTATAAGTTCATATTGTGCATCAATACAAATG GCATCATCAGCTATGTGTCTAGCGCCTTTCCTGGTAGTTGCGATGATCTTCAATTGTTTGAGGCCAGCAGATTTCGGGATGTCATTCCCAATTACCTAACACTATGCGCGGAACCAGGCAAAGCAGTACGCCGTGCTCGCAGGTCGGGCTTCGGAGATCCTCACGACTCAGCGGATGAGGATGAGGCGGCGGCGGAACCAAAGCGATCACTTACCAAATTCGAGGCACAGCGTTTGAGTGGCCAGCTAGCAAGCCAGCAATCCCTATCCGTTGTAGACGGAGCACTGACTTCCAAGCGGGCTCCAGCGATTCAACTACCCACATTCAACGCACAAGAACCCGCCTGTAGAGCCCAAATGAGAGATATGATAGATTATTTAAGGGAATTCCGCATGCTGGATAATTCGGCTATTAAGCAAAAGTCATTGCTGGGTTATCTTGATGAAATGATCGTGGTGGCTGCGGGTCTATGCAACCTTAAGCGCCAAGAGTTGGAATCTTAA
- the CG10939 gene encoding uncharacterized protein: MSTPTSPKTPTPPTLPPGVTKTCHIVKRPDFDGYGFNLHSEKVKPGQFIGKVDADSPAEAAGLKEGDRILEVNGVSIGSETHKQVVARIKAIANEVRLLLIDVDGKALEVKPASPPAAACNGNGSASQNGYEGTKQEMPGASANISSISMVSTKRSSNASSIQSGSTMNASDLDVVDRGIPAVAAPVAITPPPVQNGSKPSSPINNNTLMSTPPPPSATKAGINNNGSVYNTNGNGTNGMTTPTTPPPPTSGYKAGTLHLPMTAAEMRAKLASKKKYDPKNESVDLKKKFDIIQKL; the protein is encoded by the coding sequence ATGTCCACGCCCACTTCCCCGAAGACGCCCACACCGCCCACTTTGCCACCGGGCGTGACCAAAACATGTCACATTGTGAAAAGGCCCGATTTCGATGGCTATGgtttcaatttgcattcgGAGAAGGTGAAACCAGGACAGTTTATTGGCAAAGTAGATGCGGATTCTCCGGCAGAGGCAGCCGGCCTGAAGGAGGGCGATCGCATCCTGGAGGTCAACGGGGTGTCCATTGGCAGCGAGACCCACAAGCAGGTGGTTGCCAGGATCAAGGCCATTGCGAATGAAGTCCGCTTGCTGCTCATCGATGTGGATGGCAAGGCCTTGGAGGTGAAACCGGCATCTCCGCCAGCCGCTGCGTGCAATGGAAACGGTAGTGCCAGTCAGAATGGATACGAGGGCACCAAACAGGAGATGCCCGGAGCAAGTGCCAATATCAGTAGCATCAGTATGGTGAGCACCAAGCGATCCTCAAATGCCAGCAGCATTCAGAGCGGCAGTACCATGAATGCCTCCGATTTGGATGTGGTCGATAGGGGAATACCGGCAGTCGCTGCTCCGGTGGCTATCACCCCGCCTCCCGTTCAAAATGGAAGTAAACCCTCATCGCCgattaataataacacttTGATGAGCACACCGCCACCGCCGTCCGCTACTAAGGCTGgcatcaacaacaatggcagtGTTTATAACACCAATGGAAATGGTACAAATGGCATGACCACACCCACTACACCACCCCCACCGACCAGTGGCTATAAGGCGGGCACCTTGCATTTACCAATGACGGCCGCCGAAATGCGCGCCAAATTGGCATCCAAGAAGAAGTACGATCCCAAGAACGAGAGTGTGGACCTCAAGAAGAAGTTCGACATCATTCAGAAGCTCTGA